The Ziziphus jujuba cultivar Dongzao chromosome 1, ASM3175591v1 genome segment TTTTCAACAGCACATGTATTTTAGAttaggattttaattttgtgaaaggGAAATCATGGAACATACATTGTTACCGTACTGATTCAgaactatattatttattatttatcatactaactattaattatttatcagaGACAAATCATGTAAGGCCAACTCAACATATATGaaccaaacccaaaaaaagaaaaaaaagaataagataTTATCATCCGAATATTTCCAAATAAAACCGAAAACCCTTTGTAGTAGTTAATTCACATGATTAAGATAATAATTCGGTTCTGAATGCATGAGTATAATGTTGAATCAACCGTGTAGTAATCGGTATGAAAGaggactaaaagaaaaaaaataataatagaagttAAATCCATGAGAATACTAATAACGCTGCTAATATTCTAAACCCAAACAGAGAAGTGCATTCCGATTAATACAAGAACCTGAAAAGGAACCAATATCGGAATCTCAAAGTTTATATTGATTCTTCACACTACACTATCTTCATCGTAACACAAAGAGCAAGAGAACCTGATTCTCTCTACACCATGCGAGTGACACCCAATATGGAGAAGCTAGCTAAGAAACCCCACCACCACAATCCGGCTGCTGTACTTTCTTCAAGAAATGGTAACTTCAACAGTTTTGGGCTTGGGAGGTGGAGGAAGCTTCTCAACAACCACAGTCAAAACTCCATTCTCACATTTTGCTGTAATGGCTGATACATTGGCATTTTCGGGTAATCGAAACTTTCTGAGTAGTTTCTTGGGTGGCCTTCTCTCTAGCCTCAGGTATTTGCAGCCTTCTTCCTCACCTTCTTCACGTTTCCTCTTTCCACCACTTCGGATCACAAGGGTACTTTCATCTTCCACTGTCACCTGCCCACAGTTTTagaataaaagagaaaatattaatactagtatattattttaaagGAAACTAACTAGTTAAACTTATGTCAAAAGACATTCCACCAGAACAGCCATAGAAAAGAACTTTGTTGAGGAACAAAATCGTTAACTAGCTAGTATATATACAGagactaattaaattttaacaaattacgAAACTTTTGAGAATTAGCAGCGATACATCCAATAACATGCATATAGTATTACGCAATATATTCTATAAGAAACATACTTTTTGAGAAGCAATTACTTACTAAAAGGGAATAAGTAGAAATACCTGAATGTCAGACTTGGACAAACCAGGAACGTCCATGAAGAATATGTACTCCTTCTGAGCGTCCAAAATGTCGACCGGAATGCTCGAGACGCCTTTGTTGTCATTGTGTTCGTGCGCTCGCGAAGGAAACACAAATTTCTCGAGGGTCTCCGGGAAATTGAAGAAATTGTTCACTGCAGATGCCAAGTCCCCATTAAACGCACTCGAATCAGCGGCTCGGCTCATTTCCAACGTTGTAGAAAAACCACAACCCACTCTGCAAAAACCCATGAGAATTTTAGCAAGACCCAATAGCAAGTAGACAGTGTAATAGAAAATAAAGCTTTAATTACGACAACCCAGCAAAGGAATGTGGCTTAAAAGACTGGAATTTCTAAGGATTATAAATCTATTGACTGTTTGTTTGGTTCCCaagaaaatttaggaaaaagaaaatgaaaactgaagaaagaaaaaaagaaaggatacTTGAATCTAAATTAGCATGATTAGAATCTTACATTGAAAAGAatgtattaaaacaaaaaaacaaaaaataaaagaataaacgcGGGAAAGCGAGACAGAAGATGTTGAGAGCGAAGAACCTGATTGTTTTGTTGGCGAGACAATTTCGGAATATGATTAAAAAGCAGAGGGAGGAAAGTTCGAGAAAACGGGAGCGAACTTAGCCGAACGGTCTGGAAACGTCGTGGGTTTTGGAGGGAGTTTTCCAGCCTACACGTGTCCAACTCGACCACACTGTGGAACCCCCCGATCATTCTCTGGTATTGACGTGGCATCTCTCGGTTATGGGATacccaaaacagaaaaaatgaattaatagcaaataataataacctatatctagataatatataaaagaagaattatCAGGATactattcttttaaatttttttaaaaaaatatatatttttattttattaattattattatatttttatggatataattaaatatatataaaattaaattttgatataatttaattatatatgatcataattttaaaatattttt includes the following:
- the LOC107435148 gene encoding 17.4 kDa class III heat shock protein, producing MSRAADSSAFNGDLASAVNNFFNFPETLEKFVFPSRAHEHNDNKGVSSIPVDILDAQKEYIFFMDVPGLSKSDIQVTVEDESTLVIRSGGKRKREEGEEEGCKYLRLERRPPKKLLRKFRLPENANVSAITAKCENGVLTVVVEKLPPPPKPKTVEVTIS